One segment of Mycobacterium spongiae DNA contains the following:
- a CDS encoding TIGR04255 family protein: MLPETSQDEAQPNAPVALVTMEIRHPTTDALTEAASREIKHLLIDQLPIERQAQDVQWGVTAPGQPPQPVADRFVRYGNRDNTLSASLKNQAIVIETSAYTSFEAFCEIAMQVVDARSQVSSIVGLERIGLRFVLEIRVPAGVDGRITWSNWIDEQLLGPQRIAPGGLFLTEWQGAAVYREAEPGKSLIVRYGPGVGQALDQNYHLRRITPPQTGPFFLMDIDSFWTPSGGSIPEYNRDALVSTFQDLYGPAQVIFQEMITGRLKEELMRQ; this comes from the coding sequence ATGCTTCCCGAGACGAGCCAGGACGAGGCCCAGCCCAACGCACCCGTAGCCCTTGTGACGATGGAAATTCGCCACCCTACAACTGATGCGCTCACGGAAGCGGCGAGCCGGGAAATCAAACATCTGCTGATCGATCAATTGCCCATCGAGCGCCAGGCCCAAGACGTGCAATGGGGCGTGACAGCCCCCGGCCAGCCCCCGCAGCCAGTCGCGGATCGCTTCGTTCGTTACGGCAACCGCGACAACACACTGTCCGCCTCGCTGAAGAATCAGGCCATTGTCATCGAGACCAGTGCTTACACGAGTTTCGAGGCTTTCTGCGAAATCGCGATGCAGGTCGTGGACGCCCGCTCACAGGTCTCATCGATCGTCGGGCTGGAGCGCATCGGTCTGCGCTTCGTCCTGGAGATCCGCGTCCCGGCCGGTGTCGATGGCCGCATCACATGGAGCAACTGGATCGACGAGCAGCTGCTCGGCCCGCAGCGGATTGCCCCCGGCGGCCTGTTCCTCACCGAGTGGCAGGGGGCCGCGGTCTACCGCGAGGCGGAGCCGGGCAAATCGCTGATCGTGCGCTACGGCCCAGGTGTCGGCCAGGCGCTGGACCAGAATTACCACCTGCGTCGCATCACCCCGCCCCAAACCGGGCCGTTCTTCCTGATGGACATCGACAGCTTTTGGACGCCCAGCGGCGGCTCTATTCCCGAGTACAACCGCGACGCCCTGGTCTCGACATTCCAGGATCTCTACGGTCCGGCTCAGGTGATATTCCAGGAGATGATCACCGGCCGTCTCAAAGAGGAGCTCATGCGCCAGTAG
- a CDS encoding class I SAM-dependent methyltransferase, whose translation MVRTDRDHWDLATSVGATATMVAAQRALAADPEFSLIDDPFAAPLVRAVGMDVYTRLVDGQITFDPDSEFSPLRMAQGMACRTRFYDQFFLDATRGGIGQAVILAAGLDARAYRLAWPAGTVIYEVDMPEVIEFKTSTLRDLGAEPTAERRTVAVDLRDDWAAALQTAGFDPNAPTAWSAEGLLVYLPDAAQDALFDNITALSAPGSRLAFEYVPDTAIFSDERWRNHQGKMSELGLDMDLDNLVYHGQRGHILDHLTRNGWQTSSHRTDELYEANGLVYPDDELAAAFSDVTYCSAVLQR comes from the coding sequence ATCGTGCGCACCGACCGTGATCATTGGGATCTTGCGACGAGTGTCGGGGCGACGGCGACCATGGTCGCCGCCCAGCGTGCGCTGGCCGCCGACCCGGAATTCTCGCTGATCGACGACCCGTTTGCGGCGCCGCTGGTGCGTGCCGTCGGTATGGACGTCTACACCCGCCTCGTCGACGGGCAGATCACCTTCGACCCGGACTCAGAGTTCAGTCCGCTGCGAATGGCCCAGGGGATGGCCTGCCGCACCAGGTTCTACGACCAATTCTTCCTGGACGCGACGCGCGGCGGCATTGGCCAGGCGGTCATCTTGGCGGCGGGCCTGGATGCGCGCGCCTACCGACTCGCATGGCCGGCCGGCACCGTCATCTACGAAGTGGACATGCCGGAGGTGATCGAATTCAAGACCTCGACCCTGCGTGATCTCGGTGCTGAGCCGACCGCCGAGCGGCGCACTGTAGCGGTCGACCTGCGTGACGACTGGGCCGCTGCGCTGCAGACAGCGGGGTTCGACCCGAACGCGCCGACCGCATGGAGTGCCGAAGGGTTGCTGGTCTACCTGCCCGACGCCGCCCAAGACGCGCTCTTCGACAACATCACCGCGTTGAGTGCCCCCGGCAGTCGGTTGGCCTTCGAATACGTACCCGACACGGCGATCTTCAGCGATGAGCGGTGGCGCAACCACCAAGGCAAGATGAGTGAGCTCGGATTGGACATGGACTTAGACAATCTCGTCTACCACGGCCAACGCGGGCACATCCTCGACCACCTGACCCGCAATGGCTGGCAGACCTCGTCGCACCGGACCGACGAGCTGTACGAGGCCAACGGCTTGGTCTATCCCGACGACGAACTTGCCGCCGCGTTCTCCGACGTCACCTATTGCAGCGCAGTGCTGCAGCGTTAA
- a CDS encoding ArsR/SmtB family transcription factor, giving the protein MNADSRALRLPADQVSLVVEVFRMLADATRVQVLWSLAKHEMSVNDLAEHVGKPAPSVSQHLAKLRMARLVRTRRDGTTIFYSLENEHVRQLVIDAVCNAEHAGPGVPPHHRADGGLQAVAKPPATEDAG; this is encoded by the coding sequence ATGAATGCAGATAGTAGAGCATTGCGCCTGCCGGCCGACCAGGTCAGCTTGGTCGTCGAGGTGTTCCGGATGCTGGCCGACGCCACCCGCGTCCAGGTGCTGTGGTCGCTGGCAAAACACGAGATGTCGGTCAACGACCTTGCCGAGCATGTGGGCAAGCCAGCTCCGTCGGTCTCCCAGCACCTTGCGAAGCTGCGCATGGCGCGGCTGGTGCGCACCCGCCGGGACGGCACCACGATCTTCTACAGCCTGGAGAACGAGCACGTTCGCCAGCTCGTCATCGATGCCGTCTGCAATGCCGAACACGCCGGCCCCGGGGTTCCCCCGCATCACCGCGCCGATGGCGGTCTGCAGGCAGTCGCCAAACCGCCGGCTACCGAAGACGCCGGCTAG
- a CDS encoding zinc transporter Slc39a7: MTTDHTHDAPHAHEHSHGDVTHTHAHTDHEHAHVEHAHSHTHDEGTEHTHQHVHQSGLEEVHAHAH; the protein is encoded by the coding sequence ATGACAACCGACCACACCCACGACGCGCCGCACGCCCACGAGCACAGCCACGGCGACGTCACCCACACGCATGCACACACCGACCACGAGCACGCTCACGTTGAGCACGCGCACTCGCACACCCACGACGAAGGCACCGAGCACACCCACCAGCACGTGCATCAGTCCGGGCTCGAAGAGGTGCACGCCCACGCGCACTGA
- a CDS encoding oxygenase MpaB family protein has product MTQHTSASCPLTSTVADASAEAPGPAARSDDVSAVTGGCPVSPLGYEAPPAPLGPDSLTWRYFGDWRGMLQGPWAGSMQNMHPQLGAAVEDHSTFFRERWPRLLRSLYPIGGVVFDGDRAPITGAEVRDYHVTIKGVDSVGRRYHALNPDVFYWAHATFFVGTLHVAERFCGGLTEAQKRTLFDEHIEWYRMYGMSMRPVPGSWEEFQNYWDHMCRNVLENNLAARAVLDLTELPKPPFAQWVPDWLWAAQRKLLGPFFVWLTVGLYDPSVRELMGYQWSRRDEWWHRRFGDIVRLVFAVVPPRYRKHPRARAGLDRASGRIPADTPLVHTPARNLPPLDERDNPMHYCPRL; this is encoded by the coding sequence GTGACCCAACATACGTCTGCTAGCTGTCCGCTGACCAGCACCGTCGCCGACGCGTCCGCGGAAGCCCCAGGCCCGGCTGCACGGTCCGATGACGTCAGCGCGGTGACCGGTGGCTGCCCAGTCTCACCGTTGGGCTACGAGGCGCCGCCCGCGCCGCTAGGCCCGGATTCGCTGACCTGGCGGTACTTCGGTGACTGGCGCGGCATGCTGCAGGGACCCTGGGCCGGCTCCATGCAGAACATGCATCCGCAGCTGGGTGCCGCGGTCGAGGACCACTCGACGTTCTTCCGGGAACGCTGGCCGCGGCTGCTGCGGTCGCTGTATCCGATTGGCGGAGTAGTCTTCGACGGCGATCGAGCCCCGATCACCGGCGCCGAGGTGCGCGACTACCACGTCACGATCAAAGGCGTCGACTCTGTGGGTCGGCGCTACCACGCGCTGAACCCGGACGTTTTCTACTGGGCGCATGCCACCTTCTTCGTCGGGACTCTGCATGTGGCGGAACGATTTTGCGGTGGACTGACCGAAGCGCAGAAGCGAACACTATTCGACGAACACATCGAGTGGTACCGCATGTACGGGATGAGCATGCGGCCGGTGCCAGGCTCCTGGGAGGAATTCCAAAACTACTGGGATCACATGTGCCGCAACGTTTTAGAGAACAACCTCGCGGCGCGCGCCGTGCTCGATCTGACCGAACTGCCGAAACCTCCTTTCGCCCAATGGGTCCCGGATTGGCTGTGGGCCGCGCAGCGCAAACTACTGGGCCCGTTCTTCGTCTGGCTGACCGTCGGTCTCTACGATCCGTCAGTGCGCGAGCTGATGGGCTATCAGTGGTCGCGCCGCGACGAATGGTGGCATCGCCGCTTCGGCGACATCGTCCGCCTGGTCTTTGCGGTGGTGCCCCCGCGATATCGCAAGCATCCGCGTGCCCGGGCGGGCTTGGACCGCGCCAGTGGGCGGATCCCGGCGGATACGCCCTTGGTACACACACCCGCACGCAATCTGCCGCCGCTGGACGAGCGGGACAACCCGATGCACTACTGCCCCAGGCTGTGA
- a CDS encoding TetR/AcrR family transcriptional regulator produces MQTGQKRGRWTGVPLESRYAMRREDLIAAGVALLGGENGPALTVRAVCRQAGLTERYFYESFTDREHFVCAVYDDVCTRAMATLTSAETPQEAVERFVELMVDDPVRGRVLLLAPAVEPALARSGAEWMPNFIELAQRRLSTIVDPVLQQLVATSMIGALTGLFTAYLDRRLEATRAQFIDYCVAMLLSTATSYAPPHGGREDGAGDHAISAGQRD; encoded by the coding sequence GTGCAGACCGGTCAAAAACGGGGCCGCTGGACCGGTGTCCCCCTCGAGAGTCGGTACGCCATGCGCCGAGAAGACCTCATCGCCGCGGGCGTCGCACTGCTCGGCGGCGAGAACGGACCCGCGCTCACCGTCCGGGCGGTGTGCCGCCAGGCCGGTCTGACCGAGCGCTATTTCTACGAAAGCTTCACCGACCGTGAGCATTTCGTCTGCGCGGTGTACGACGACGTCTGCACCCGAGCGATGGCTACGCTGACCTCCGCGGAAACCCCCCAGGAGGCAGTCGAGCGATTCGTCGAGTTGATGGTCGATGATCCGGTGCGCGGGCGAGTGCTGCTGCTGGCACCGGCCGTCGAACCAGCGCTGGCTCGCTCGGGTGCGGAGTGGATGCCCAACTTCATCGAATTGGCCCAGCGCAGGTTGTCCACGATCGTTGATCCGGTGCTGCAGCAGCTGGTTGCCACCAGCATGATCGGCGCCCTGACGGGCTTGTTCACCGCCTATCTGGATAGGCGGCTCGAAGCTACCCGCGCGCAATTCATCGACTACTGCGTCGCCATGCTACTGAGCACGGCCACCAGCTACGCACCTCCACACGGGGGCCGCGAGGACGGGGCAGGCGATCACGCGATCTCAGCCGGGCAACGGGACTAA
- a CDS encoding acyl-ACP desaturase: protein MSAALTDLNLLHELEPVVEKYLNRHLSMVKEWNPHDYIPWSDGKNYYALGGQEWHPEQSQLSDVAQVAMVQNLVTEDNLPSYHREIAMNMGQDGAWGQWVNRWTAEENRHGIALRDYLVVTRSVDPVELEMLRLEVVNRGFSPGQNHQGNYFADSVTDSVIYVSFQELATRVSHRNTGKACNDPVADQLMSKISNDENLHMLFYRDVSEAAFDLVPNQAMKSLHLILHNFKMPGFQVPEFRRKAVIIAVGGVYDPRIHLEEVVMPVLKKWRIFEREDFTGEGAKMRDEIALLIKELELSCDKFEESKQRQLDREARTGKKIAAHELHKTAGKLPMSRH from the coding sequence ATGTCGGCCGCGTTGACCGACCTAAATCTGTTACACGAACTTGAACCGGTCGTCGAGAAGTACCTGAACCGGCACCTGAGCATGGTCAAAGAGTGGAACCCGCACGACTACATCCCGTGGTCGGACGGCAAGAACTACTACGCGCTGGGCGGCCAGGAGTGGCACCCCGAGCAGAGCCAGCTTTCCGACGTCGCCCAGGTGGCGATGGTGCAAAACCTGGTCACCGAGGACAACCTGCCCTCGTATCACCGTGAGATCGCCATGAACATGGGCCAGGACGGCGCCTGGGGCCAGTGGGTCAACCGCTGGACCGCCGAGGAGAACCGGCACGGCATCGCGCTGCGTGACTACCTGGTGGTGACCCGCTCGGTCGACCCGGTGGAGCTGGAGATGCTGCGTCTCGAGGTGGTCAACCGCGGTTTCAGCCCGGGACAGAACCACCAGGGCAACTACTTTGCCGACAGCGTCACCGACTCCGTCATCTACGTCAGTTTCCAGGAGTTGGCCACCCGGGTCTCGCACCGGAACACCGGCAAGGCCTGCAATGACCCGGTGGCTGACCAGCTCATGAGCAAGATCTCGAACGACGAGAACCTGCACATGCTCTTCTACCGTGACGTGAGCGAAGCCGCGTTCGACCTGGTACCGAACCAGGCGATGAAGTCGTTGCACCTGATCCTGCACAACTTCAAGATGCCGGGCTTCCAGGTACCGGAGTTTCGACGCAAAGCGGTGATCATCGCCGTCGGGGGCGTCTACGACCCGCGCATCCACCTCGAAGAGGTCGTCATGCCGGTGCTGAAGAAATGGCGCATCTTCGAGCGCGAGGACTTCACCGGCGAAGGAGCCAAGATGCGCGATGAAATTGCGCTGCTCATCAAAGAGCTTGAGCTGTCGTGCGACAAGTTCGAGGAGTCCAAGCAGCGCCAACTCGACCGGGAAGCCCGTACCGGCAAGAAGATCGCCGCCCACGAACTGCACAAGACCGCCGGCAAGCTGCCGATGAGCCGTCACTAG
- the dusB gene encoding tRNA dihydrouridine synthase DusB, with protein MRRSWAIRSSSLRIGPIELASPVVLAPMAGVTNVAFRTLCRELEQSTVGTVSGLYVCEMVTARALVERHPVTMHMTTFSADESPRSLQLYTVDPATTYAAARMIADEGLADHLDMNFGCPVPKVTRRGGGAALPFKRRLFGQIVAAAVRATEDCAIPVTVKFRIGIDDDHHTHLDAGRIAETEGAAAVALHARTAAQRYSGNADWNQIAALKQHVSTIPVLGNGDIYDASDALAMMAATGCDGVVIGRGCLGRPWLFAELSAAFTGSPAPTPPTLGEVADIIRRHGHLLAEHFGEDKGMRDIRKHIGWYLHGFPAGSELRRALALVKNFDELDSLLTRLDGGAPFPTAGYGPRGRQGSPARVALPEGWLNDPDECAVPDGAEVMHSGG; from the coding sequence ATGAGGAGAAGCTGGGCAATCCGGTCTAGCTCATTGCGCATCGGCCCGATCGAGCTGGCCAGCCCGGTTGTCTTGGCACCGATGGCCGGGGTGACCAACGTCGCATTCCGCACCCTGTGTCGTGAGCTGGAGCAGTCGACGGTCGGCACCGTCAGCGGACTGTACGTCTGCGAAATGGTGACCGCACGGGCGCTCGTCGAGCGGCATCCCGTCACCATGCACATGACGACGTTCTCCGCGGACGAGTCGCCCCGCTCGCTGCAGCTCTACACCGTCGACCCCGCGACGACGTACGCGGCTGCCAGGATGATCGCCGACGAAGGCTTGGCCGATCACCTCGACATGAACTTCGGCTGCCCGGTGCCCAAGGTGACCAGGCGCGGCGGCGGGGCGGCGCTGCCGTTCAAGCGGCGACTCTTCGGTCAGATCGTGGCCGCGGCGGTGCGCGCCACCGAAGACTGCGCCATACCGGTGACCGTCAAGTTCCGCATCGGCATCGACGATGACCACCACACGCATTTGGACGCCGGGCGGATCGCCGAAACCGAAGGCGCCGCCGCCGTGGCGTTGCACGCCCGGACCGCCGCGCAACGCTATTCCGGCAACGCCGATTGGAACCAGATCGCCGCACTCAAACAGCACGTGTCAACCATTCCGGTGCTCGGCAACGGCGACATCTACGACGCGAGCGACGCGCTGGCCATGATGGCTGCCACCGGCTGCGACGGCGTTGTCATCGGCCGCGGATGCCTGGGCCGGCCGTGGCTATTCGCGGAGCTGTCCGCGGCGTTCACCGGTAGCCCGGCACCGACCCCACCCACACTGGGCGAGGTCGCCGACATCATCCGTCGGCACGGCCACCTGCTGGCCGAACACTTCGGCGAAGACAAAGGCATGCGGGATATCCGCAAGCACATCGGCTGGTACCTGCATGGCTTTCCGGCGGGATCCGAGTTACGGCGGGCGTTGGCCCTGGTCAAGAACTTCGACGAGCTCGACAGCCTCCTGACCCGATTGGACGGCGGTGCGCCGTTCCCCACCGCCGGGTATGGCCCGCGAGGGCGCCAGGGCTCCCCCGCTCGGGTGGCCCTCCCCGAAGGTTGGCTCAACGATCCCGACGAGTGCGCAGTGCCCGACGGCGCCGAGGTCATGCACTCGGGTGGCTGA
- a CDS encoding LCP family protein, which translates to MAPESTTDETDDTSTGGAHIGGGVSVADLIAKIGAPSPNHPIHRHVAPDPEPISDSVPDVPDGHERHNGHVEHDEPDTQDTQDTEAIAIPTHALAFLSEVPDLGAIHHPSSAPQAHSDHDAAPEEPTTRLPAPERGRPIRVRTAAPPRATGSPKTRKKDKPPRKSRRRPILLIGRSLTALIAIMALALTGGAWQWSTSKNNRLNKVSALDPDSRDIVDPNAQYGDENFLIVGVDSRAGANANVGAGDTEDAGGARSDTVMLVNIPANRKRVVAVSFPRDLAITPLKCEAWNPDTGEYGPLYDEDTGTYGPRIVYTETKLNSAFSFGGPKCLVKVIQKLSGLSINRFIAIDFVGFGKMVEALGGVEVCTTAPLKDYELGTVLAHAGRQVINGPTALNYVRARQITTELNGDYGRIKRQQLFLSSLLRSLISEDTLFNLNKLNNVVNMFIGDSYVDNVKTRDLVELGQSLQGMAAGHITFVTVPTGITDENGDEPPRKADMKALFTAIIDDDPLPLENDHNAQRLGMTPTTAPTTPRKAPPNDATTRIQHEQVTTTSPREVTVQVSNSTSQAGLAAAATKQLKRDGFKVMEPDDYPSSLTATTVFFSPGNEQAAATVATAFANSKVERVTGIGQVVQVVLGPDFRSVTTPAPSGSSVSVQINRNSSSTPTRLPEDLTVTNAADTTCE; encoded by the coding sequence GTGGCCCCCGAATCCACCACCGATGAGACCGACGACACGTCGACAGGCGGGGCGCATATCGGCGGCGGCGTCAGCGTCGCCGACCTGATCGCCAAGATCGGCGCCCCCAGTCCGAACCATCCCATTCACCGCCACGTCGCCCCGGATCCCGAACCAATCTCCGATTCGGTCCCGGATGTCCCCGACGGACACGAGCGGCACAACGGGCACGTCGAACACGACGAACCAGACACTCAGGACACCCAAGACACGGAAGCCATCGCCATCCCCACCCACGCGTTGGCGTTCCTTTCCGAAGTACCCGACCTCGGCGCAATCCATCACCCGAGCAGCGCACCGCAGGCACACTCGGACCACGATGCGGCCCCGGAGGAGCCCACCACGCGGCTCCCCGCACCGGAACGGGGTCGCCCGATTCGGGTGCGCACCGCCGCTCCGCCGCGGGCCACCGGGTCGCCCAAGACCCGCAAAAAGGACAAGCCGCCGCGGAAGTCCCGCCGCCGTCCGATACTGCTGATCGGACGCTCATTGACGGCGTTGATCGCCATCATGGCGCTGGCTCTCACGGGCGGGGCGTGGCAGTGGAGCACGTCGAAGAACAACCGGCTCAACAAGGTGAGCGCGCTTGACCCGGATTCGCGCGACATCGTCGATCCCAATGCCCAGTACGGTGACGAGAACTTCTTGATCGTCGGTGTCGATTCGCGCGCCGGAGCAAACGCGAACGTGGGCGCCGGCGATACCGAGGACGCCGGGGGAGCACGGTCGGACACCGTGATGCTGGTCAACATTCCGGCGAACCGTAAACGCGTCGTCGCCGTGTCGTTCCCCCGCGACCTGGCGATTACCCCGCTCAAGTGCGAAGCCTGGAACCCCGACACCGGCGAATACGGTCCGCTCTACGACGAGGACACCGGAACATATGGACCCCGGATCGTCTACACGGAAACCAAGCTCAACTCGGCATTCTCCTTCGGCGGTCCGAAATGCCTGGTCAAAGTCATCCAGAAACTCTCCGGTCTGAGCATCAACCGGTTCATCGCCATCGACTTCGTCGGATTCGGGAAAATGGTGGAGGCCCTCGGCGGCGTCGAAGTGTGCACCACCGCCCCGCTGAAGGACTACGAACTGGGCACGGTTCTCGCGCACGCGGGACGGCAGGTCATCAACGGCCCCACGGCATTGAACTACGTGCGCGCCCGCCAGATCACCACCGAGCTCAACGGTGACTACGGCCGCATCAAACGCCAACAACTGTTCTTATCGTCGCTGCTGCGTTCGCTGATCTCCGAGGACACGCTGTTCAACCTCAACAAGCTGAACAACGTCGTCAACATGTTCATCGGCGACAGCTACGTCGACAATGTCAAGACCAGGGATCTCGTCGAGCTGGGTCAATCACTGCAGGGCATGGCGGCCGGGCACATCACGTTCGTCACCGTGCCCACCGGCATCACCGACGAGAACGGCGACGAGCCCCCGCGCAAAGCCGATATGAAGGCGCTGTTCACCGCCATCATCGACGACGACCCGCTCCCCCTGGAAAACGATCACAACGCCCAACGCCTCGGGATGACGCCGACCACCGCGCCCACCACTCCTCGCAAGGCACCGCCGAACGACGCAACCACCAGGATTCAGCACGAGCAGGTGACGACCACCTCCCCGCGGGAGGTCACGGTGCAGGTCTCCAACTCGACCAGCCAAGCCGGCCTGGCGGCCGCGGCCACCAAACAGCTCAAACGGGACGGCTTCAAGGTGATGGAGCCCGATGACTATCCGAGTTCGCTGACGGCCACGACAGTGTTCTTTTCGCCCGGCAACGAGCAGGCCGCCGCCACGGTGGCGACAGCGTTCGCCAATTCCAAGGTCGAGCGGGTGACCGGGATCGGCCAGGTGGTTCAGGTGGTGTTGGGCCCGGACTTTCGTTCGGTGACCACTCCAGCGCCCAGCGGCTCCTCGGTCAGCGTGCAGATCAACCGCAATTCCAGCAGTACGCCGACGAGGCTGCCGGAAGACCTGACCGTCACCAACGCGGCCGACACCACGTGCGAGTGA
- the phoU gene encoding phosphate signaling complex protein PhoU — protein MRTAYQEQLSELSEQLGEMCGLAGIAMERATQALLQADLALAEQVISDHEEIAAMSTRAEESAFVLLALQAPVAGDLRAIVSAIQMVADIDRMGALALHVAKIARRRHPQHALPEEVNGYFSEMGRVAVELGSSAQEVVLSRDPEKAARIREEDDAMDDLHRHLFTVLMDREWKHGVAAAVDVTLLGRFYERFADHAVEVARRVIFQATGQFPDEETAPTAG, from the coding sequence ATGCGGACCGCCTACCAGGAGCAACTCTCGGAGTTGTCCGAGCAGCTGGGTGAGATGTGCGGACTCGCCGGAATCGCGATGGAACGGGCCACCCAAGCGTTGCTCCAAGCGGATCTCGCGCTGGCCGAACAGGTTATCTCCGACCACGAAGAAATCGCCGCCATGAGCACCCGCGCCGAGGAGAGCGCTTTCGTCCTGCTGGCCCTGCAGGCGCCAGTTGCCGGGGACCTGAGAGCCATCGTGAGCGCCATCCAGATGGTCGCCGACATTGACCGGATGGGGGCGCTGGCCCTACACGTCGCCAAGATCGCCCGCCGGCGGCATCCGCAGCACGCGCTGCCCGAAGAGGTCAATGGGTATTTTTCCGAAATGGGCAGGGTCGCAGTCGAGTTGGGCAGCAGCGCCCAAGAGGTGGTGCTGTCCCGCGATCCGGAGAAAGCCGCCCGGATCCGCGAAGAAGACGACGCCATGGACGACCTGCACCGCCACCTGTTCACCGTGTTGATGGACCGCGAATGGAAGCACGGTGTAGCGGCCGCCGTCGACGTGACCTTGCTGGGCCGCTTCTACGAACGCTTCGCCGACCATGCGGTCGAAGTCGCCCGACGGGTCATCTTCCAGGCGACCGGCCAATTTCCCGACGAAGAGACCGCACCCACGGCCGGTTAG
- the pstB gene encoding phosphate ABC transporter ATP-binding protein PstB has product MAKRLDLKDVNIYYGAFHAVCDVSLSILPRSVTSFIGPSGCGKTTVLRTLNRMHEVIPGARVDGAVLLDDQNIYASGIDPVGVRRAIGMVFQRPNPFPAMSIRNNVVAGLRLQGVRNRKVLDETVEQSLRRANLWDEVKDRLDRAGGGLSGGQQQRLCIARAIAVQPDVLLMDEPCSALDPISTMAIEDLISELKQDYTIVIVTHNMQQAARVSDQTAFFNLESIGKPGRLVEIDDTEKVFSNPTDKATEDYISGRFG; this is encoded by the coding sequence GTGGCCAAGAGGTTGGACCTCAAGGACGTCAACATCTACTACGGGGCGTTCCACGCTGTCTGCGATGTTTCGCTGTCGATCCTGCCGCGCAGTGTGACGTCGTTCATTGGTCCGTCTGGCTGTGGTAAGACGACAGTGCTGCGCACCCTGAACCGGATGCATGAGGTGATCCCCGGCGCCCGGGTCGACGGTGCGGTGTTGCTGGACGATCAAAACATCTATGCGTCCGGTATCGACCCGGTCGGTGTCCGTCGGGCAATCGGGATGGTGTTCCAGCGGCCGAATCCCTTTCCCGCCATGTCGATTCGCAACAACGTGGTAGCCGGCCTGAGGCTTCAGGGAGTGCGCAACCGCAAGGTACTCGACGAGACCGTCGAGCAATCACTGCGGAGGGCGAACCTCTGGGATGAGGTCAAGGATCGGCTGGACAGGGCCGGCGGCGGGTTGTCCGGCGGGCAGCAGCAGCGGTTGTGCATCGCACGGGCCATCGCGGTACAACCCGACGTTCTGCTGATGGACGAGCCGTGCTCGGCGCTGGATCCCATCTCGACCATGGCCATCGAAGATCTGATCAGTGAGCTCAAGCAGGACTACACCATCGTCATCGTGACGCACAACATGCAGCAGGCTGCGCGGGTCAGCGATCAGACGGCGTTTTTCAACCTGGAATCGATTGGCAAGCCCGGCCGGCTGGTGGAGATCGATGACACCGAGAAGGTCTTTTCCAATCCGACGGACAAGGCCACCGAGGACTACATTTCCGGGCGCTTCGGCTAG